A stretch of the Nicotiana tabacum cultivar K326 chromosome 6, ASM71507v2, whole genome shotgun sequence genome encodes the following:
- the LOC142161806 gene encoding NAC domain-containing protein 78-like, which translates to MSMVPAARRGCIMGVRFHPTEAELINFLKRFLKGELLPSECPNFQLADIYGDQPPWEIFGANSDHPKEKVRYIFTRLKKQKSEHTRVRRTCANGTWKGQTGIDPIKNAKGTVAGFRRCFKFQTSRSKEGEHNKNWLMKEYSVGNDFFRENNIPKEDIVVCRIKKNIRSKKNHGVNMEEQDVPKAIEAMLHGPDEDYCTTVQPATICQAADQHQVNDWSNYQQEVNWADDMLIGIDEFGDIIW; encoded by the coding sequence ATGTCGATGGTGCCAGCTGCACGCCGTGGGTGTATCATGGGTGTTCGGTTTCACCCTACTGAAGCAGAGTTGATCAACTTTCTGAAAAGGTTCCTAAAGGGCGAGCTTTTGCCGAGTGAATGCCCTAATTTCCAACTTGCCGATATCTATGGAGACCAACCACCATGGGAGATATTTGGAGCTAATTCTGATCATCCCAAAGAGAAGGTTCGCTATATTTTTACTCGGTTGAAGAAGCAGAAGAGTGAGCATACAAGGGTTCGTCGAACTTGCGCCAACGGGACATGGAAAGGCCAAACCGGTATTGATCCTATCAAGAACGCTAAGGGAACTGTGGCTGGGTTTAGAAGATGTTTCAAGTTTCAAACTAGTCGTAGTAAAGAAGGTGAGCACAATAAAAATTGGCTGATGAAAGAATATTCCGTCGGGAATGATTTCTTTAGAGAAAACAATATTCCTAAGGAGGATATTGTTGTGTGCCGAATCAAGAAGAATATAAGatcaaagaaaaatcatgggGTAAATATGGAGGAACAAGATGTTCCAAAAGCAATCGAAGCTATGTTACATGGACCTGATGAAGATTACTGCACAACAGTACAACCAGCAACAATATGTCAAGCAGCTGATCAACATCAAGTTAATGACTGGTCCAACTACCAACAGGAGGTCAATTGGGCTGATGATATGCTCATAGGGATAGACGAGTTTGGAGATATAATCTGGTAA